In Halobacteriovorax sp. HLS, one DNA window encodes the following:
- a CDS encoding ATP-binding protein has protein sequence MASPIQISLKIKIIVSIIILLALSLVSTLKFSIDIFEEDKKSYIFENALTTSEQLSEQLEDLLVKGTKEAAIITELFKLSRPLALKQINSSDVLVGIKVGKSFLYNMNKLKQMNIQRNTLDTLNIENKLNDHHDHVNAPLLSVKRKDKVIIFDYSSLLSTINRNKAFQISIYYNKTTRMFKSAEASPELLNNVNTSELTKGTKEESINQNEILYSFVKSKNGIVTLVTIPKNKAFIATQMLKKKSTYFGLSLLFLFIVIGTFFSVTLTKPIEELLKGTKNVAQGIYNKEISVKSNDEFGVLSSSFNSMSSKIYQLISTLEEYNKNLESMVEQRTKELSEANEFIKAMVNSLDQGLLVFNKDGICNDIYTNACEKIFDKKPANLPFSEVLGLDDKETKNFISWKDVLFQELLPFESSAALGPQQVIKGDSIDSSDFKHVDLSYYPLKDTENKLANIVSVATDITKQVKSQKAFEQKEAYVAMVLKIINNKVQFFSFIKEVQATLDNISLAINENTPNIEYILMNWHSLNGGMGIFKISDLQQQARENESKLVSFKLEPPSNIKEQLKAQLTNFQMNLDKYLESTQLFFGTSWKNEQEKTVLTKEQIQKLEDLIQNSNSDSLKDYFNEQFTKTPIDEFFKGYDELIQDSASKVGKDIAPLEIRGGQLRINPQEHEELFSVMVHLFRNCVDHGIESPQKRIDCAKEQQGKIEVEFKRIKSKGKPWLSIHVSDDGAGIDPARIRAKLNELHPTENFDQISDEEIIYKIFEPTFTTTEVVSELSGRGVGMSAIKDVIDKKRGSMKVTSTMGSGSHFIFSVPE, from the coding sequence ATGGCTTCGCCCATACAGATTTCACTTAAGATTAAAATCATAGTTTCCATAATCATACTCTTGGCGCTGTCACTTGTTTCTACCCTAAAGTTCTCAATCGATATTTTTGAAGAAGACAAAAAGAGTTATATTTTTGAAAATGCACTTACAACCAGTGAGCAGCTCTCAGAGCAGCTCGAGGATTTATTAGTCAAAGGCACCAAAGAAGCCGCTATCATTACAGAGCTGTTCAAACTCTCTAGACCTCTAGCACTTAAGCAGATTAACTCGAGTGATGTACTAGTGGGTATCAAAGTCGGAAAGTCTTTTCTTTATAATATGAATAAGCTAAAGCAGATGAATATTCAAAGAAACACTCTAGACACGCTTAATATTGAGAATAAATTAAATGATCACCACGATCACGTAAACGCTCCACTTCTATCCGTAAAAAGAAAAGACAAAGTCATTATCTTTGACTACTCTTCTCTTCTAAGTACGATTAATCGAAATAAAGCATTTCAAATCTCCATTTATTACAATAAAACAACTAGAATGTTTAAATCAGCTGAAGCCTCCCCAGAGCTTCTAAATAACGTCAATACATCTGAACTGACAAAAGGTACAAAAGAAGAGTCTATTAATCAAAATGAGATTCTTTACTCTTTTGTTAAGAGTAAAAATGGCATTGTTACATTAGTAACCATACCTAAGAACAAAGCATTTATTGCCACTCAAATGTTAAAGAAGAAGTCTACCTATTTTGGATTAAGCCTTCTTTTTCTTTTCATTGTTATCGGTACTTTCTTTAGTGTCACATTAACAAAGCCAATTGAAGAACTCCTTAAAGGTACTAAGAATGTTGCACAAGGTATCTATAATAAGGAAATATCAGTTAAAAGTAATGATGAATTCGGGGTTCTTTCATCTAGTTTTAATTCAATGAGTAGTAAGATATACCAACTAATTTCTACCTTAGAAGAGTATAATAAGAACTTAGAAAGCATGGTTGAGCAAAGAACAAAAGAACTAAGCGAGGCCAATGAATTTATAAAGGCGATGGTCAACTCATTAGACCAAGGCCTACTCGTTTTTAATAAAGATGGTATTTGTAACGATATTTACACCAACGCATGTGAAAAAATATTTGATAAAAAACCAGCAAACCTACCCTTTTCGGAGGTTCTTGGTTTGGATGATAAAGAAACTAAGAACTTTATCAGTTGGAAAGATGTACTATTCCAAGAGCTACTTCCTTTTGAAAGTAGTGCTGCTCTAGGGCCACAGCAGGTAATCAAAGGAGACTCAATTGATTCTTCAGATTTTAAACATGTTGACTTAAGCTACTATCCTCTAAAAGACACCGAAAATAAACTTGCAAATATCGTCTCTGTAGCAACAGATATAACTAAGCAAGTAAAGTCGCAGAAAGCATTTGAGCAAAAAGAGGCCTACGTAGCAATGGTACTTAAGATCATTAACAACAAAGTTCAATTCTTCTCTTTTATCAAGGAAGTCCAAGCGACTTTAGATAATATCTCTTTAGCTATAAATGAAAATACTCCTAATATTGAGTATATTCTTATGAACTGGCACAGCCTTAATGGTGGAATGGGAATTTTTAAAATTTCTGATCTTCAACAACAGGCCAGAGAAAATGAATCTAAACTAGTTAGTTTTAAACTCGAGCCACCTTCAAATATAAAAGAACAGCTAAAAGCTCAACTAACTAATTTTCAAATGAACTTAGATAAATATCTAGAAAGTACGCAATTATTCTTTGGAACTTCTTGGAAAAATGAACAAGAAAAAACAGTTCTTACTAAAGAGCAAATACAAAAGCTTGAAGACCTTATTCAAAACTCAAATAGTGATTCACTAAAGGATTACTTTAATGAGCAATTCACTAAAACTCCTATCGATGAGTTCTTTAAAGGATATGATGAACTCATTCAAGATAGCGCTTCAAAAGTTGGAAAAGATATTGCTCCTCTAGAAATTCGTGGTGGACAACTTAGGATAAACCCACAAGAGCACGAAGAGCTTTTCAGTGTCATGGTTCACTTATTTAGAAATTGTGTTGATCACGGTATAGAATCTCCTCAAAAAAGGATTGACTGCGCCAAAGAGCAACAAGGAAAAATTGAAGTTGAATTCAAAAGAATAAAGTCTAAAGGTAAACCTTGGCTAAGCATTCATGTTAGTGATGATGGCGCAGGAATTGACCCGGCCAGAATACGGGCCAAACTAAATGAACTACACCCAACTGAAAACTTTGATCAAATTAGCGATGAAGAGATTATATATAAGATCTTTGAGCCGACATTTACGACGACGGAGGTTGTTTCGGAACTTTCTGGTCGTGGAGTTGGAATGTCAGCGATAAAAGATGTAATTGATAAAAAACGTGGTTCAATGAAAGTGACTTCAACAATGGGTAGTGGTAGTCACTTTATCTTCTCTGTTCCAGAATAA
- a CDS encoding ABC transporter substrate-binding protein, whose amino-acid sequence MNYSQIKRVFSTLIMTTLLSAPTFAAKEVTIGAVFPLTGPIATYGQESVNGIKLALKKINKDNKVKIKLIVEDNKGEPQESANAVKKLISGDRVNAIIGSVASSNTLAGAPIAQNAKVPLMTPASTNEKVTQTGDYISRTCFTDAFQGVVMAKFAYENLGKKKVAVIIDNSSDYSKGLSKIFKEKFTSMGGKLAADRDFAYVQKDTDFRTLLRKVKRTKPDVVFLPGYYTEVGLILKQARQLGLNVPFLGGDGWDSPKLQELAGPAVSGNYISSHFSAEDKDPMVQSFVKEYVAAYGQKPGAMAALGYDGILVMADAISKAKSLKNSDIQASLLATKGFVGVTGSITIDKDRNAQKSAVVLETTPAGNIFNTKVNP is encoded by the coding sequence GTGAATTATTCTCAAATCAAAAGAGTTTTTTCAACTCTAATAATGACAACATTACTAAGTGCCCCTACTTTCGCTGCTAAAGAAGTTACGATTGGAGCTGTTTTCCCTCTTACTGGACCTATTGCAACTTATGGACAAGAGTCAGTAAACGGAATTAAATTGGCCTTAAAGAAGATCAATAAGGACAATAAAGTCAAAATCAAACTCATTGTTGAAGACAACAAGGGTGAGCCTCAAGAATCTGCAAACGCAGTAAAGAAACTGATCTCTGGAGATAGAGTTAACGCTATCATTGGTTCAGTTGCTTCATCTAATACTCTTGCGGGAGCGCCAATCGCTCAAAATGCAAAAGTTCCTCTTATGACTCCTGCTTCTACTAATGAGAAAGTTACTCAGACTGGAGACTATATCTCGAGAACTTGTTTTACAGATGCTTTCCAAGGTGTTGTGATGGCCAAGTTTGCTTACGAAAACCTAGGAAAGAAGAAGGTTGCGGTAATTATTGATAACTCTTCAGATTATTCAAAAGGTCTATCAAAAATTTTCAAAGAGAAATTTACTTCAATGGGTGGAAAATTAGCGGCAGATAGAGACTTTGCGTATGTTCAAAAAGATACTGACTTTAGAACTTTACTACGTAAAGTAAAAAGAACTAAGCCAGACGTAGTTTTCCTTCCTGGATATTATACTGAAGTTGGTTTAATTCTTAAACAAGCTCGTCAACTTGGTTTAAATGTTCCATTTCTTGGTGGAGACGGCTGGGACTCTCCTAAGCTACAAGAGCTGGCAGGACCTGCGGTCTCTGGTAACTATATTAGCTCTCACTTTTCCGCTGAAGATAAAGACCCAATGGTACAGAGCTTTGTTAAGGAATATGTCGCAGCTTACGGTCAAAAACCGGGTGCCATGGCAGCTTTAGGTTATGATGGTATTTTAGTTATGGCAGACGCAATCTCTAAAGCTAAGAGCTTAAAGAATTCGGATATTCAAGCTTCTTTATTAGCAACAAAGGGCTTTGTTGGTGTTACTGGATCAATTACAATCGACAAAGATAGAAATGCACAAAAGAGTGCTGTAGTATTAGAGACGACTCCGGCCGGAAATATTTTCAACACTAAAGTTAATCCATAA
- a CDS encoding response regulator, protein MSVALGDKILVVDDMSTIREEVIRCLTQIGYTNIEQAVDGQDAWNKLKAASESGAEYKMIFSDINMPNCNGIELLKVVRKSESYETTPIIMISTENEKDVILTCIQEGANNYILKPFDSDTVKEKIDQTLERLS, encoded by the coding sequence ATGAGCGTCGCACTAGGGGATAAGATTTTAGTCGTTGATGATATGTCTACGATAAGAGAAGAAGTGATCCGCTGTTTAACACAAATAGGTTATACAAATATCGAGCAGGCCGTTGATGGTCAAGATGCTTGGAATAAACTCAAGGCCGCAAGCGAAAGTGGCGCTGAATATAAGATGATTTTCTCTGATATTAATATGCCAAACTGTAATGGTATTGAACTACTTAAAGTTGTCAGAAAGTCTGAATCCTATGAGACAACTCCAATAATAATGATTAGTACGGAAAATGAAAAAGATGTAATATTGACCTGTATACAAGAAGGTGCGAATAATTATATCTTGAAACCTTTTGATTCTGATACTGTTAAAGAAAAGATCGATCAAACTTTAGAGAGACTGAGTTAG
- a CDS encoding branched-chain amino acid ABC transporter permease, with protein sequence MSEETMYFFWDLGQYLINGLTQGSIYALVALGYTMVYGIIKLINFAHGEFYMIGGFIGFYTISAGLPLYLALPVAMIGSGLIAVIVERLVYKPIRHAGRIPALITALGISLFFQYSGQQVLGADPKAFPQAIEVKTYMYGEIMITNIQLIILVATFILMMILWWLVNHTKIGKAMRATSFSHDAAELMGIDTNKIISFTFFIGAAMAGAAGVLVGMYYSTVEPMMGLIPGLKAFIAAVLGGIGIIPGAVIGGLTLGVAENLVVGFWVSTYRDAVAFAILIIILLIKPAGILGKNRKEKV encoded by the coding sequence ATGAGCGAAGAAACAATGTATTTTTTTTGGGACCTAGGCCAATACTTAATTAACGGTCTAACCCAAGGTAGTATCTATGCCCTTGTGGCCCTAGGCTATACAATGGTCTATGGAATTATTAAACTAATCAACTTTGCCCACGGTGAGTTCTATATGATCGGAGGCTTTATTGGCTTCTACACAATCTCTGCGGGACTTCCACTCTATCTAGCTCTACCAGTAGCAATGATAGGCTCTGGTCTTATAGCAGTGATAGTAGAGAGGCTTGTGTATAAACCAATTCGTCATGCCGGAAGAATTCCCGCGTTGATTACAGCACTCGGTATTTCTTTATTTTTCCAATACTCAGGTCAACAGGTTCTTGGAGCTGATCCAAAAGCATTTCCACAGGCCATAGAGGTAAAAACCTATATGTACGGCGAAATAATGATTACAAATATTCAGCTAATCATTCTTGTTGCAACTTTTATTCTTATGATGATTCTATGGTGGTTAGTCAATCACACAAAGATTGGTAAGGCCATGAGAGCGACGAGTTTCAGTCATGACGCTGCTGAGCTTATGGGTATTGATACAAATAAAATCATCTCTTTTACTTTCTTCATTGGTGCTGCCATGGCCGGTGCTGCTGGGGTTCTCGTTGGAATGTACTACAGTACAGTTGAACCAATGATGGGTCTCATCCCAGGGCTAAAGGCCTTTATTGCAGCGGTTCTGGGTGGTATAGGAATTATTCCAGGAGCAGTGATTGGAGGCTTAACTCTTGGAGTGGCCGAAAACTTAGTCGTTGGATTCTGGGTGTCTACTTATAGAGACGCAGTTGCATTTGCGATTTTAATTATTATTCTACTTATTAAGCCAGCCGGCATTCTAGGTAAGAACAGAAAGGAGAAAGTATAA
- a CDS encoding FecR domain-containing protein — translation MLQKNDKIIVLSSAVLCIFFAYKFLTFDSSLTSNTDSEKIAVVSNLTSSVKRKNEGSLNWAKLKSQEDIYNGDQVFTDTSSEVTIVFDDSSSIDIPQNTLIKIEKRESNIEIDLQKGLVDLDLSKFKKSKVFFKIGKKVVTFNKSDSIVKIQNNDNVIKLSSSKGDVIVTEVADKTKLPTNNSITIKKDQNIEFSNSEDKKWKRELSKVGKRVDRRLVESQVKKIEIILKDELVKKSNNEKTYNTLTENLYSKSIELDISPKEIILTELSILKKESSRPSTLGRSTKRIRTIRDLQTLQSSVIKYIDSRFGGDEVLVQIAKEKVSLARRDKAIVSNEQLMAKIGEDFDSLGVKDERRSIGQMQLRSVIADFGQQMNRKLAFRQYQEINRVSGDSAIKKLSMQSMSKVYADGKGSSPLNEVQRIDNSFSEILNSKQRSKEVNKEIIQKLGPILKTRVSATDLKAIKKDIQRTTFSQKGLSVEEQLLSLDSIKKVLSTSPKKGWTVALKPISSEVSKISPQTTAIVEPKELVLSSIKREFLLSEISEISPIKKALEEIDLTETSSSNKVFQKAAKSLDDLGVSLPIRADKDSWTSKLAKIGEDKDLEYSKLQLEQLESYAPEISKVIKVDKHILVNTPKEIVKKKLVSRTNVFSTQQTRDLKKAVSLTNDIEVNKQELFETIQAELGLTVDGEATKVVQQHLQESTFSGNKLELRDSLTSLGKKLDKLGINRPFLKVPKGPSFLNKEITISSPLIKKPLSNSVVAGQRESIIISKSAHDKGNYELEFSKSKDFKEISYAKRIENKVGNISFSKSGDYYYRVSKTASTSEADSFRIKHTDAPKIYSKVKKISVVAPAAPTLKPTSTGLVEMSKFSSFPIEWTGPKSAIYEVEVSQKGSSPDKAITSRVFKVSGNGTKLDLSKMNVKLDPVASTITPEDLSYRVRIASPAISAWSEPMSPKVSVEAAVIPKQEKSLQVKRRFQKKAKLNFEWNSTLPDQEHTLSVARDREFKSLIVKKDVRGNSATVSSTYEGPLFWKVVPKRLASAQAPVLQREVLSSTIRIDKKVVKKVIPKSVNSPVTKVDLGWRYTRKTKTAQKKVELATDPQFKNIIDEKVLDTSVLKTQFDLKSNGQYYWRVKDIGKGAANISGVNSFEVVTGVDLPVPKVLAKQIIHFRVVNDLPAYEIILPKTDQAVMIELEVYSDEDLSKLIFKKKFKNSKALWVTNRSGKFYYRARGIDKIGRYSKFSKPGKLIFPISPLINSDLE, via the coding sequence ATGTTGCAAAAGAATGACAAAATTATAGTTTTATCTAGTGCTGTGCTTTGCATATTTTTTGCGTATAAATTTTTAACTTTTGATTCATCTTTAACTTCTAATACTGACTCAGAGAAAATAGCCGTCGTTTCAAATCTAACTTCAAGCGTGAAGCGAAAGAATGAAGGTTCACTTAATTGGGCCAAACTTAAGTCACAAGAAGATATTTATAATGGAGATCAAGTTTTTACAGACACATCTTCAGAAGTTACCATTGTATTTGATGATTCAAGCTCCATTGATATTCCTCAAAATACGTTAATTAAAATTGAAAAGAGAGAGTCTAATATAGAGATTGACCTACAAAAAGGTTTGGTTGATTTAGATCTTTCGAAGTTTAAGAAATCTAAGGTCTTTTTCAAAATTGGCAAAAAAGTTGTAACTTTTAATAAAAGTGATTCAATTGTTAAAATTCAAAACAATGATAATGTAATCAAGCTTTCTTCTTCTAAAGGAGATGTGATAGTTACAGAGGTCGCTGACAAAACGAAATTACCTACGAATAACTCTATTACCATAAAGAAAGATCAGAACATCGAGTTCTCTAACTCAGAAGATAAGAAGTGGAAAAGGGAGCTGTCAAAAGTAGGAAAGAGAGTTGACAGGAGACTTGTTGAATCTCAAGTGAAGAAAATAGAAATTATTTTAAAAGATGAACTAGTAAAGAAATCTAATAATGAGAAAACTTACAATACTCTCACTGAAAATCTTTACAGTAAATCTATTGAATTAGATATCTCTCCTAAAGAAATTATTCTTACGGAACTTAGTATTTTGAAAAAAGAAAGTAGTAGGCCATCTACTTTGGGAAGAAGTACTAAGAGAATTCGCACAATTCGAGATCTTCAAACTTTACAATCATCGGTCATTAAATATATTGACTCTCGCTTTGGTGGTGATGAGGTACTCGTTCAGATCGCTAAGGAAAAAGTTAGCTTGGCCCGTAGAGATAAGGCCATAGTGTCTAATGAACAGTTAATGGCAAAAATAGGTGAGGACTTCGACTCTTTGGGCGTAAAGGACGAGCGAAGAAGTATTGGTCAAATGCAGCTTCGTTCTGTGATAGCTGATTTTGGACAGCAGATGAATCGTAAGTTGGCTTTTCGTCAGTACCAGGAAATTAATAGAGTAAGTGGTGATTCTGCAATAAAAAAACTTAGTATGCAAAGTATGTCAAAAGTCTATGCCGATGGTAAGGGTAGTTCTCCATTAAATGAGGTACAAAGAATTGATAACTCTTTTTCTGAAATACTTAACTCTAAGCAACGATCTAAGGAAGTTAATAAAGAAATTATTCAGAAGCTAGGGCCTATATTGAAAACTAGAGTTAGCGCCACTGACTTGAAAGCAATTAAAAAAGATATTCAGAGGACAACATTTTCGCAAAAGGGCCTAAGTGTTGAAGAACAGCTTTTATCCTTAGATTCCATTAAAAAAGTTCTATCAACTTCTCCTAAAAAGGGCTGGACAGTTGCACTTAAACCTATTAGCTCTGAAGTTTCAAAAATTTCTCCACAAACGACTGCTATAGTTGAACCAAAAGAATTAGTTCTCAGTAGTATAAAAAGAGAGTTTCTATTGTCTGAGATTAGTGAAATTTCACCAATTAAGAAAGCTCTAGAAGAAATAGATCTCACTGAGACAAGTAGTTCGAATAAGGTATTTCAAAAAGCAGCAAAGAGTTTAGATGATTTGGGTGTTTCTCTGCCTATTAGAGCTGATAAAGACTCTTGGACATCTAAGCTAGCTAAAATTGGAGAAGACAAGGATCTCGAATATTCTAAGCTGCAGCTTGAACAGTTAGAAAGTTATGCTCCTGAAATTTCTAAAGTTATAAAAGTTGACAAGCATATATTAGTTAATACTCCAAAAGAAATAGTTAAGAAAAAGTTGGTCTCAAGGACAAATGTTTTTTCAACACAACAAACTAGAGATTTAAAAAAGGCCGTTTCATTAACCAACGATATTGAAGTTAATAAGCAAGAACTTTTCGAAACAATACAAGCTGAACTCGGATTGACAGTAGATGGTGAAGCTACAAAAGTTGTCCAACAACACTTACAAGAATCAACTTTCTCTGGGAATAAACTGGAATTGCGCGACTCTTTAACAAGTTTAGGAAAGAAGTTGGATAAACTTGGTATTAATCGTCCATTTTTAAAAGTCCCTAAGGGCCCTTCTTTTTTAAATAAGGAAATTACTATATCTAGCCCACTTATAAAGAAGCCTCTTTCTAACTCTGTTGTTGCAGGTCAGAGAGAGTCTATTATCATATCTAAGTCTGCTCATGATAAAGGCAACTATGAGCTAGAGTTTTCTAAATCAAAAGACTTTAAAGAAATCTCTTATGCTAAGAGGATTGAAAACAAAGTTGGCAATATTAGTTTTTCTAAAAGTGGGGACTATTACTATCGTGTTTCCAAAACGGCAAGTACATCTGAAGCGGATAGCTTTAGAATTAAACATACAGATGCTCCAAAAATTTATTCTAAAGTAAAGAAGATCTCTGTTGTTGCTCCTGCAGCACCGACTCTTAAACCTACAAGCACAGGTCTTGTTGAGATGAGTAAATTTTCTTCTTTCCCTATAGAGTGGACAGGACCTAAGAGTGCGATTTATGAAGTCGAAGTAAGCCAAAAAGGTAGCTCACCAGACAAAGCAATCACTTCTAGAGTTTTTAAAGTTTCTGGTAATGGCACAAAGCTTGATCTATCTAAAATGAATGTAAAACTTGACCCTGTGGCAAGTACTATTACACCAGAAGATCTATCTTATCGTGTTCGAATAGCTTCTCCTGCTATATCTGCTTGGAGTGAGCCTATGTCTCCAAAGGTAAGTGTTGAAGCTGCTGTCATTCCTAAGCAAGAAAAGAGTCTACAAGTTAAGAGGCGTTTTCAGAAAAAGGCCAAGTTAAATTTTGAATGGAACTCAACTCTACCTGATCAAGAGCATACATTGAGCGTTGCTAGAGATAGAGAATTCAAAAGCCTCATAGTGAAGAAAGATGTTAGAGGAAATTCAGCAACAGTCTCATCCACATATGAAGGTCCACTATTTTGGAAAGTCGTTCCTAAGAGATTAGCATCTGCTCAAGCTCCTGTACTACAAAGAGAGGTCCTATCTTCAACAATTAGAATTGATAAGAAAGTTGTGAAAAAAGTGATTCCTAAATCCGTTAATTCTCCTGTTACAAAAGTTGACCTTGGCTGGAGATATACTAGAAAAACTAAGACAGCACAGAAGAAAGTCGAGCTCGCAACTGACCCACAATTTAAGAATATAATTGATGAGAAAGTTCTTGATACTAGTGTTTTGAAAACTCAATTTGATCTAAAATCTAATGGCCAGTACTATTGGCGAGTTAAGGATATTGGAAAGGGAGCCGCTAATATTAGTGGTGTAAATTCTTTTGAAGTTGTGACTGGTGTTGATCTTCCTGTTCCTAAGGTCTTAGCGAAGCAGATTATTCACTTTAGAGTAGTCAATGATCTTCCTGCTTACGAGATTATCCTGCCTAAGACTGATCAGGCCGTGATGATTGAACTTGAAGTTTATTCTGATGAGGACCTTAGTAAGCTTATTTTCAAAAAGAAATTTAAAAACTCTAAAGCTCTATGGGTGACTAATCGGTCGGGTAAATTCTACTATCGAGCAAGAGGTATAGATAAGATTGGAAGATATAGTAAATTTTCTAAACCAGGGAAGTTAATTTTTCCGATTTCCCCTTTAATTAATTCGGACTTAGAATAA
- a CDS encoding exo-beta-N-acetylmuramidase NamZ domain-containing protein, with protein MTITGIERLDEQTQLDKIEGNVALLCHSASVDRNFKHSVEILNSFIGNRLKKIFGPQHGFVTDVQDNMIETKDFIHPYFKIPVHSLYGETRIPTDEMLEGIDTLVVDLQDVGTRVYTYISTLTLAMEKCAQLGVKVVVLDRPNPVGGLNIEGTILEEKFKSFVGRFEMPQRHAMTMGEVGHFAKKNFNIDVAYDVIEMKHWQRSMNWHDCKLPWLNPSPNLPTPEGALTFVGTVLFEGTKLSEGRGTTRSLEVVGHPSIEPFSFLEKINKNIGPIEGAIFRPCTFHPMFQKHAGTTCGGVHIHVTNWNTFKSWTASQLLCREFYAHLGDEFQWQDAAYEYEYDKLAIDLINGTEKVKHWVESNGSLDDLQRIESTGMDLYFSRRDNALLYC; from the coding sequence ATGACAATTACTGGAATCGAAAGATTAGACGAGCAAACACAACTAGACAAAATTGAAGGAAATGTGGCCCTACTCTGCCATAGTGCATCTGTAGACCGAAACTTCAAACATAGTGTAGAAATTCTGAACTCTTTTATAGGAAACAGACTTAAGAAAATCTTTGGCCCACAACATGGTTTTGTTACAGATGTTCAAGATAATATGATTGAGACTAAGGACTTTATACATCCTTATTTTAAAATTCCTGTGCACAGCCTTTATGGAGAAACGCGAATTCCAACTGATGAAATGCTAGAAGGTATTGATACACTTGTTGTAGACCTACAAGATGTCGGAACAAGAGTTTATACCTATATATCTACTCTAACCTTGGCCATGGAGAAATGCGCACAGCTGGGCGTAAAGGTAGTGGTGCTGGACAGGCCAAACCCTGTTGGTGGACTAAATATTGAAGGAACAATATTAGAAGAAAAGTTTAAGTCCTTTGTTGGTCGCTTTGAGATGCCACAAAGACATGCAATGACAATGGGTGAAGTTGGTCACTTTGCTAAGAAAAATTTTAATATTGATGTTGCTTATGATGTTATTGAAATGAAACATTGGCAGCGTTCTATGAACTGGCATGATTGCAAGCTACCTTGGCTTAATCCTTCTCCTAATTTACCTACTCCAGAAGGGGCATTAACCTTTGTTGGGACTGTTCTTTTTGAGGGAACTAAACTTTCTGAAGGCAGAGGAACAACTAGAAGTCTTGAAGTAGTTGGACATCCAAGTATTGAGCCATTTTCTTTTTTGGAAAAAATTAACAAGAATATAGGCCCAATTGAAGGAGCAATCTTTAGACCTTGCACCTTTCACCCAATGTTTCAAAAACATGCCGGAACAACTTGTGGCGGAGTTCATATCCATGTTACCAACTGGAATACATTTAAATCTTGGACTGCTTCTCAATTGCTGTGTAGAGAGTTCTACGCTCATCTAGGTGATGAATTTCAATGGCAAGATGCTGCATATGAATATGAGTACGATAAATTGGCCATAGACCTAATAAACGGTACTGAAAAAGTAAAACACTGGGTTGAATCTAACGGATCACTTGATGACTTACAAAGAATTGAATCTACCGGCATGGACTTATATTTCTCTAGAAGAGATAACGCGCTCCTATATTGCTAA
- a CDS encoding branched-chain amino acid ABC transporter permease translates to MSDIILHLVILSGIYIILAVSLNLINGICGQFSLGHAGFWAIGAYAGAAYGVYGALPIPDALNLLISCAIGFSAAALAGILIGVPCLRLRGDYLAIATLGFGEIIRIIIMNTDAIGGPRGFTDIPRWSNVYWIYLFVFLTILVITNIMRGTHGRAIISIREDEIAADSMGIYTFKYKTLAFVIGAGFAGIAGSLYAHYTQFLHPNGFTFMWSVIILLMIILGGLGSITGAVVGAIILTVLPELLRFMGDTVSQWRMVIYSLLLILLMLLRPEGIFGKHEFNPLAFLRKLKGSEK, encoded by the coding sequence ATGTCAGATATTATTCTTCACCTTGTAATACTCTCAGGAATCTATATCATTTTGGCCGTATCGCTGAACTTGATAAATGGTATCTGTGGACAGTTTAGTCTAGGTCACGCTGGTTTTTGGGCCATAGGAGCTTATGCTGGTGCCGCTTATGGTGTCTATGGTGCTCTGCCAATTCCTGATGCTCTAAACCTTCTTATTTCTTGTGCTATTGGATTTAGTGCAGCAGCGCTTGCGGGAATCTTAATAGGTGTACCGTGTTTAAGACTAAGAGGAGATTATCTTGCTATCGCAACTCTAGGCTTTGGAGAGATCATAAGAATTATCATTATGAATACTGATGCGATTGGAGGCCCTAGAGGTTTTACAGATATTCCTCGTTGGTCAAATGTCTACTGGATTTATCTATTCGTTTTTCTAACTATTTTAGTTATCACCAATATTATGAGAGGTACTCACGGTAGGGCCATTATTAGTATTCGTGAAGATGAAATTGCCGCTGATTCAATGGGAATATACACCTTTAAATATAAAACATTGGCCTTTGTCATCGGTGCTGGATTTGCGGGTATTGCCGGTTCTCTATACGCTCACTACACTCAATTTCTCCATCCAAATGGATTCACATTTATGTGGTCAGTAATTATCTTACTTATGATTATCCTAGGCGGACTTGGTTCAATTACTGGAGCTGTTGTTGGTGCAATAATTCTAACAGTTTTACCTGAGCTTTTAAGATTCATGGGAGACACTGTTAGCCAGTGGCGAATGGTTATCTACTCGCTATTACTAATTCTTTTAATGTTACTTAGACCTGAAGGTATTTTTGGAAAGCATGAATTTAATCCACTCGCCTTTTTGCGAAAATTAAAAGGGAGTGAAAAATGA